A single Prevotella sp. E15-22 DNA region contains:
- the nrdG gene encoding anaerobic ribonucleoside-triphosphate reductase activating protein: MIRVLSIIEDTMVDGPGFRTSIYCAGCRHRCPGCHNPQSWDFGGGREMSTEEIMRIIVADPYANVTFSGGDPMYQAAGFAELAHAIRRRTNKDIWCFTGFRFEELIQPEQRELLEQIDVLVDGPYVASLRNPDLLFRGSSNQRLIDVQASLFSGDVVLWQQNA; the protein is encoded by the coding sequence ATGATAAGAGTACTTTCGATTATAGAAGATACAATGGTGGACGGTCCGGGTTTCCGGACCTCCATTTATTGTGCGGGATGCCGTCATCGGTGTCCTGGCTGTCACAACCCACAGTCGTGGGACTTTGGCGGTGGACGCGAGATGTCGACCGAGGAGATCATGCGCATCATCGTGGCCGACCCTTATGCCAATGTGACGTTCTCAGGTGGCGACCCAATGTATCAGGCAGCGGGGTTTGCGGAACTGGCGCATGCCATTCGCCGTAGAACAAACAAGGATATCTGGTGCTTTACGGGTTTCCGTTTTGAGGAACTTATCCAACCGGAACAGCGTGAACTGCTTGAGCAAATTGACGTGCTGGTGGATGGACCATATGTAGCATCACTGCGCAATCCGGACCTTTTGTTCAGGGGCTCGTCGAACCAACGTTTGATTGATGTACAGGCTTCTTTGTTCTCTGGAGATGTTGTGCTTTGGCAGCAAAATGCCTGA
- the miaB gene encoding tRNA (N6-isopentenyl adenosine(37)-C2)-methylthiotransferase MiaB has translation MKKLFIETYGCQMNVADSEVVASVMQMAGYETCESVEEADAVFLNTCSVRDNAEQKIYHRLEALGAVKRKRPLIVGVLGCMAERVQQDLLENHGADLVAGPDAYLTLPDLVAQAETGHKAINIELSTTETYKDVVPQRLHGAKLGGFVSIMRGCNNFCHYCIVPYTRGRERSRDLESILREVRDLRDRGFKEVTLLGQNVNSYSCEKSDGSGDRIAFPELLRRVAEEAPQMRVRFTTSHPKDMSDETLHVIAEVPNVCKHIHLPVQSGSDKILKLMNRKYTREWYLDRVAAIRRIIPDCGLSTDIFVGYHNETEEDHQLSLSLMREVGYDSAFMFKYSERPGTYASKHLPDNVAEDEKIRRLNELIALQTEMSAQRNKLDEGKEFDVLVEGFSKRSREQLCGRTEQNKMVVFDKGNHHIGETVRVRITGSTSATLFGEAL, from the coding sequence ATGAAAAAACTGTTTATCGAGACATACGGATGTCAAATGAATGTGGCTGACTCTGAGGTGGTGGCCTCAGTGATGCAGATGGCTGGCTATGAGACTTGTGAAAGTGTGGAAGAAGCCGATGCCGTGTTTTTGAATACTTGTTCTGTGCGTGATAACGCCGAACAGAAGATATACCACCGTTTGGAGGCACTTGGAGCTGTGAAGCGTAAGCGCCCGCTGATTGTAGGTGTGCTGGGTTGTATGGCCGAGCGTGTGCAGCAGGATTTGCTGGAGAATCATGGAGCTGACTTGGTGGCTGGTCCGGATGCTTATCTGACCTTGCCCGACCTGGTGGCACAAGCTGAGACGGGTCATAAGGCTATTAATATTGAACTGTCTACCACAGAGACTTATAAGGATGTGGTACCACAGCGTTTACATGGTGCCAAACTTGGTGGCTTCGTGAGTATTATGCGTGGTTGCAACAACTTCTGTCACTACTGCATTGTGCCCTATACTCGTGGACGTGAGCGCTCAAGAGACTTGGAGAGTATCCTTCGTGAGGTTCGTGACCTGCGTGACCGTGGCTTCAAGGAGGTGACGCTGCTCGGCCAGAACGTGAACTCATATAGCTGTGAGAAATCGGATGGGAGTGGCGACCGAATTGCTTTCCCAGAGTTGCTGCGCCGTGTGGCCGAGGAGGCACCGCAGATGCGTGTGCGTTTCACAACCTCGCACCCAAAGGACATGAGCGACGAGACACTGCATGTTATTGCTGAGGTGCCTAACGTATGTAAGCATATCCACCTGCCTGTGCAGAGTGGCTCAGATAAGATACTGAAACTGATGAACCGTAAGTACACCCGTGAGTGGTACCTGGACCGTGTGGCAGCTATTCGTCGCATCATCCCCGATTGCGGTCTTTCAACCGATATCTTCGTGGGCTATCATAACGAGACGGAGGAGGATCATCAATTGAGCTTGAGTCTGATGCGTGAGGTGGGCTACGACTCGGCCTTTATGTTTAAGTATTCAGAACGTCCAGGCACTTACGCATCGAAACACCTGCCCGATAATGTGGCTGAGGACGAGAAGATTCGTCGACTGAATGAGCTCATCGCCCTGCAAACCGAGATGTCGGCGCAGCGCAATAAGCTGGACGAGGGTAAGGAGTTTGATGTGTTGGTAGAGGGATTCTCGAAGCGCAGTCGCGAGCAACTGTGCGGTCGTACAGAGCAGAACAAGATGGTGGTGTTCGACAAAGGGAATCACCATATTGGCGAGACGGTACGTGTGCGCATCACAGGCAGTACCAGTGCCACACTCTTCGGCGAAGCGTTGTAA
- a CDS encoding DegT/DnrJ/EryC1/StrS aminotransferase family protein: MIKFLDLQKVTQLYATEISEAVQRVVNSGWYLQGAEVKRFEEDYARYIGAPHCVGVANGLDALIWIYRAYIELGVMQPGDEVIVPANTYIASILALTENGLVPVLVEPRLDTFELDDCLIESRITSRTRSILLVHLYGRCAYTDEIGRLCKKYNLKLVEDNAQAHGCCFADGRRTGSLGDAAGHSFYPGKNLGALGDGGAVTCHDKVVADTIRALANYGSQRKYVFKYTGRNSRLDEIQAAVLDVKLKYLDEDNEHRKTIAKIYNEGITNPRIILPTQMADNQNVYHVYPVLCEQRDGLQTYLERHGVQTIIHYPIPPHKQACYKQWNLLSLPITEQIHQQELSLPMSPVLTHEEAQEVVRIINAY; encoded by the coding sequence ATGATTAAGTTCTTGGATTTACAAAAGGTAACTCAACTTTACGCTACAGAGATCAGTGAGGCTGTGCAGCGAGTGGTTAACTCGGGGTGGTATCTGCAGGGTGCAGAGGTGAAGCGCTTCGAGGAAGACTACGCCAGGTATATTGGTGCGCCCCATTGTGTGGGTGTGGCCAATGGACTGGATGCGCTGATATGGATTTATCGTGCCTATATCGAACTGGGCGTGATGCAGCCTGGCGATGAGGTCATCGTACCTGCCAATACTTATATTGCCTCTATCCTGGCGTTGACAGAGAATGGACTGGTGCCTGTGCTCGTGGAGCCACGACTGGACACATTCGAGCTGGATGACTGTCTCATAGAATCACGTATCACATCACGCACTCGCTCAATCCTGTTGGTACACCTCTATGGTCGTTGTGCCTATACCGACGAGATTGGCCGTCTTTGCAAGAAGTACAACCTGAAACTGGTGGAGGATAATGCCCAGGCGCATGGTTGTTGCTTCGCTGATGGTCGCAGAACTGGCTCCTTGGGCGATGCTGCTGGCCATAGCTTCTATCCAGGCAAGAACTTAGGCGCGTTGGGCGATGGTGGTGCTGTGACGTGTCATGACAAGGTCGTGGCAGACACCATTCGTGCGTTAGCCAACTATGGCAGTCAGCGGAAATATGTCTTCAAGTATACAGGACGCAACAGTCGCTTGGACGAGATTCAGGCTGCGGTGCTCGATGTGAAGTTGAAGTATTTGGATGAGGATAACGAGCATCGCAAGACCATCGCAAAGATCTATAATGAGGGCATCACGAATCCGCGAATCATCCTGCCGACCCAGATGGCCGACAATCAGAATGTGTATCATGTCTATCCTGTGCTCTGCGAGCAGCGTGACGGTCTTCAGACTTATCTGGAGCGGCATGGCGTCCAAACCATCATCCACTATCCCATTCCGCCCCACAAACAAGCATGTTATAAGCAGTGGAACCTTTTGTCTCTGCCTATAACAGAACAAATCCATCAACAAGAACTGAGCCTCCCCATGAGTCCGGTTTTGACACATGAGGAAGCCCAGGAAGTGGTTAGAATCATCAATGCTTATTGA
- a CDS encoding ABC transporter ATP-binding protein, producing MRDFLRVLRRFVPPYKKYLALSVFFNILSAVLNIFSFAALIPILQILFQTGDAETATHVMAWDWSDVQGVLMNNLNYYVNGLISDYGATTTLLLIGLFLAFTTLLKTGAYFLTSACIVPIRTGVVRDIRNQLYEKITSLPMGFFSEERKGDIIARMSGDVLEVENSIMASLEMLFKNPVLIVAYFATMLFVSWQLTTFTLVIVPVMGWFMGLVGRKLKQDSAKAQSLWSDTMSQVEETLGGLRIIKAFCAEEKMNHRFDQTNSSYRSHLMKVNIRQSSAHPMSEFLGTVMIVIVLWFGGMLVLNNQAITGPTFIYYMVILYSIINPLKEFSKASYSIPKGLASMERIDKILMAENTITEVEHPKHIASFEHQIEFRHVSFRYGEQWILKDINLIIPKGKTIAIVGQSGSGKSTMVDLIPRYYDVQEGEVLIDGINVKDLGIHDLRQLIGNVNQEAILFNDTFRNNISFGVDNATDEQIAEAAKIANAYDFIMQSEHQFETNIGDRGGRLSGGQRQRVSIARAILKNPPILILDEATSALDTESERLVQDALERLMKTRTTVAIAHRLSTIKNADEILVLHEGQIVERGTHEELLGIDGYYKKLNDMQSL from the coding sequence ATGAGAGATTTTTTGCGTGTGTTGAGGCGTTTCGTGCCTCCCTATAAAAAATATTTAGCCCTGTCGGTATTTTTTAATATCCTGTCGGCAGTGCTGAACATCTTCTCGTTTGCTGCGTTGATACCTATCCTGCAGATTCTGTTCCAAACGGGCGATGCAGAGACGGCTACCCACGTGATGGCATGGGACTGGAGTGACGTGCAGGGTGTCTTGATGAATAACCTGAACTATTATGTTAATGGTTTGATCTCTGACTACGGTGCCACTACCACACTGTTGCTGATAGGCTTGTTCTTGGCATTCACAACCCTGCTAAAGACGGGCGCCTATTTCCTGACGTCGGCATGTATCGTGCCCATCCGCACGGGTGTGGTGCGCGACATACGCAATCAGTTGTATGAGAAAATAACATCACTGCCCATGGGCTTCTTCTCGGAAGAGCGCAAGGGCGACATTATTGCTCGTATGAGTGGTGATGTGCTGGAGGTGGAGAACTCTATCATGGCATCGCTCGAGATGCTGTTCAAAAATCCCGTTCTTATCGTTGCTTACTTTGCGACGATGTTGTTCGTCTCGTGGCAGTTGACCACCTTTACTTTGGTTATCGTGCCCGTGATGGGATGGTTTATGGGACTCGTAGGTCGTAAGTTGAAGCAGGACTCGGCCAAGGCTCAGAGCCTGTGGAGCGACACAATGAGTCAGGTGGAGGAGACACTGGGTGGCCTGCGCATCATCAAGGCCTTTTGTGCCGAGGAGAAGATGAACCACCGTTTTGACCAGACCAACTCTTCCTATCGCTCGCACCTGATGAAGGTGAACATCCGTCAGTCGTCGGCGCACCCCATGAGTGAGTTCCTGGGTACGGTGATGATTGTCATCGTGCTGTGGTTCGGCGGTATGCTGGTGCTGAACAATCAGGCCATCACAGGTCCTACGTTCATTTACTATATGGTGATTCTCTACTCAATCATCAACCCTCTGAAGGAGTTCTCGAAAGCCAGCTATAGCATCCCCAAGGGCCTGGCCTCTATGGAACGTATCGACAAGATTCTGATGGCCGAGAACACCATTACCGAGGTGGAGCATCCTAAGCATATCGCTTCTTTTGAGCACCAGATAGAGTTCCGTCATGTGTCGTTCCGTTATGGCGAGCAGTGGATCCTGAAGGATATCAACCTGATTATCCCTAAGGGCAAGACCATTGCCATTGTGGGACAGTCGGGTAGTGGTAAGTCAACCATGGTCGACCTGATTCCTCGCTATTATGACGTGCAGGAGGGAGAGGTGCTCATTGATGGCATCAATGTGAAGGATCTGGGTATTCACGATCTGCGCCAGTTGATTGGTAATGTGAACCAGGAGGCCATCCTGTTTAACGATACGTTCCGCAACAATATCTCGTTTGGCGTGGACAACGCCACCGACGAGCAGATTGCCGAAGCTGCCAAGATTGCGAATGCCTACGACTTCATCATGCAGTCGGAGCACCAGTTTGAGACGAACATCGGTGACCGTGGTGGTCGTTTGTCGGGTGGTCAGCGTCAACGTGTAAGCATTGCCCGTGCCATTCTGAAGAACCCGCCCATCTTGATTCTTGATGAGGCGACATCAGCGCTGGATACAGAAAGTGAGCGACTGGTGCAGGATGCTCTGGAGCGACTGATGAAGACACGTACTACGGTGGCCATTGCCCACCGCTTGTCGACCATTAAGAATGCTGATGAGATACTCGTGCTGCACGAGGGACAGATTGTGGAACGAGGCACACACGAGGAACTGCTCGGCATTGATGGCTATTACAAGAAATTGAACGATATGCAAAGTCTGTAA
- a CDS encoding sulfatase-like hydrolase/transferase: MNILKKGFTYYVLATIFTSLILMSYIKDDVIVPMLDLSGWLFFITSCISHAAILLLALWLIFFLPLALLKKERWAVGLFIGAVSVLATMAFINMQVYKIYRFHINGFIINMITGPNAGDIFDFSPYLYLTEGISLLVVIGICIGLWPAAKWLSSRIRKRGVTILISSLVGITLIANGIHVYGSFVAKPSILQSVRLVPYYFPLSASSLMQSLGVKREVVEVSGMSGEGEMCYPLHPLQKADSSQLELPNIVVILIDSWSRQSLTPECMPNMWQLAHEEQWYKNHVSCGNGTSFSVFGMFTGIQPYYWTAYQSARLSPLLVDRLLELGYDFRVYPSAGLQSPPFDRLLFQHVPNLRLDTPLPTSYERDLKIKDDFIADMPQLKAQKRPFFTFIFFDLLHAYSLPKELLNRFQPSWEYGRFDELNNDMDPTPFWNLYRNSAYQTDKMVHEVIANLKEQGLYDNSLVFITGDHAQEYNENHKNYWGHNSNFSQYQIGVPLIVHQPDHDTTAVYTHRTTHYDFVPTIMHNYLGIKNPLEDYTAGRLLSDKTPRLWHFVGNELRYAFIVEGDTILTKEGAGYIEVTDSKLNPVDNYRIRPKEFDKAIKDLNRFFNQ, from the coding sequence ATGAATATACTGAAGAAAGGTTTCACCTATTACGTTTTAGCCACCATATTCACATCTCTCATATTGATGTCTTACATCAAAGACGATGTCATCGTGCCCATGCTCGACCTGAGTGGCTGGCTGTTTTTCATTACTTCATGCATATCACATGCTGCCATACTGCTGCTGGCACTGTGGCTCATCTTCTTCCTTCCCTTGGCACTGCTTAAGAAGGAGCGTTGGGCCGTGGGACTCTTCATCGGTGCTGTCAGCGTCCTAGCGACGATGGCCTTCATCAACATGCAGGTGTATAAGATATACCGCTTCCACATCAACGGCTTTATCATCAACATGATTACGGGCCCTAATGCTGGCGATATCTTTGACTTCTCGCCCTATCTCTATCTTACAGAGGGCATCTCGTTGTTGGTGGTGATTGGCATCTGCATCGGCCTATGGCCAGCAGCAAAATGGCTATCATCACGCATCAGGAAGAGAGGCGTCACCATCCTGATTTCCTCGTTGGTTGGCATCACCCTGATTGCTAATGGCATTCATGTCTATGGTTCCTTTGTGGCCAAGCCATCCATCCTGCAGAGTGTACGCCTGGTGCCATATTACTTCCCCTTGTCTGCCAGCTCGCTGATGCAGAGTCTTGGCGTGAAGCGCGAGGTGGTGGAGGTCTCTGGCATGAGTGGCGAAGGCGAGATGTGCTACCCATTGCATCCGCTTCAGAAGGCAGATAGCAGCCAACTGGAACTGCCTAACATCGTTGTCATCCTTATCGACTCGTGGAGCCGTCAGTCGCTGACGCCTGAGTGCATGCCCAACATGTGGCAACTGGCACACGAGGAGCAGTGGTACAAGAACCACGTGAGCTGTGGCAATGGCACGTCGTTCTCAGTCTTTGGTATGTTCACAGGCATCCAGCCTTATTACTGGACAGCTTATCAGTCGGCCCGCTTGAGTCCGCTACTTGTTGACCGACTGCTGGAGTTGGGGTATGACTTCCGTGTGTATCCAAGTGCTGGCTTGCAGAGTCCGCCCTTCGACCGTCTACTGTTCCAACACGTGCCCAACCTCAGACTCGATACGCCGCTACCCACATCCTATGAGCGTGATTTGAAGATTAAAGACGACTTTATTGCGGACATGCCTCAGCTGAAGGCACAGAAGCGTCCGTTCTTCACGTTCATCTTCTTCGACCTGCTCCATGCCTACAGTCTGCCGAAGGAACTACTGAACCGCTTTCAGCCTTCGTGGGAGTATGGCCGCTTTGACGAGCTGAACAACGATATGGACCCAACGCCCTTCTGGAACCTGTATCGCAACTCGGCCTATCAGACGGACAAGATGGTGCATGAGGTAATCGCGAACTTAAAGGAACAGGGACTCTACGACAACTCTCTGGTGTTCATCACAGGTGACCATGCTCAGGAGTATAATGAGAACCATAAGAACTACTGGGGACATAACTCTAACTTCTCGCAATATCAGATTGGCGTGCCTCTCATTGTGCATCAGCCCGACCATGACACAACGGCGGTCTATACCCATCGCACCACGCACTATGACTTTGTGCCGACCATCATGCATAACTACCTGGGCATTAAGAACCCGTTGGAGGACTATACTGCTGGCAGACTGCTCAGCGACAAGACACCACGTCTGTGGCATTTTGTGGGCAACGAACTACGCTATGCTTTCATCGTAGAGGGTGATACGATCCTCACGAAGGAAGGTGCCGGATACATTGAGGTAACAGACAGTAAGTTGAACCCCGTGGACAACTATCGCATTCGTCCGAAGGAGTTCGACAAAGCTATCAAGGACCTGAACAGGTTCTTTAATCAATAA
- a CDS encoding anaerobic ribonucleoside triphosphate reductase encodes MIQTVVKRDGRIVGFNEQKVMAAIRKAMMTTDKGEDEHLLNQITDHIAQRGDTQMTVEQIQDLVELELMKSSRKDVAQKYIAYRNQRSIARKAKTRDVFLDIVNIKNNDVTRENANMNADTPAGMMMKFASETTKPFVDDYLLSEESRAAVAHNYLHIHDKDYYPTKSFTCVQHPLDHILNCGFIAGHGASRPAKRIETASVLACISLECAQNEMHGGQAIPAFDFYLAPFVRLSYIEELKYLEDLYGEDFSALYNEPLMDYLKQPLDGLQGTDRVRQHAINKTVGRVHQAMEAFIHNMNTIHSRGGNQVVFSSINYGTDTSAEGRCVMRELLLSTYEGVGGGETAIFPIQIWKKKRGVNYLPEDRNFDLYQLACKVTARRFFPNFLNLDATFNQSEEWRADDPKRYIHEVATMGCRTRVFENRFGPKTSIGRGNLSFSTINLVRLALECRREEEQEQRLGQFFAKLDEMLEITAQQLDDRFQFQKTAYTRQFPLLMKSLWIGGDKLGASDTVESVINQGTLGIGFIGLAECLVALIGKHHGESEEAQELGLKIITYMRDRVNEFCDRYHHNYSVLATPAEGLAGRFTKRDRKDFGVIPGVTDRDYYTNSNHVPVYYKCSARHKAEVEAPYHDLTRGGHIFYVEIDGDATHNPQVIMSVVDMMDRLNMGYGSVNHNRNRCMDCGYENAQNDLKACPKCGSTNIDRLQRITGYLVGTTDRWNSGKLAELNDRVTHIDDGEKSLF; translated from the coding sequence ATGATACAGACCGTGGTGAAGCGCGATGGCCGCATCGTGGGCTTCAATGAACAGAAGGTGATGGCCGCCATCCGTAAGGCTATGATGACGACCGACAAGGGTGAGGATGAACACTTGCTCAACCAGATAACAGATCATATCGCCCAGCGTGGTGATACGCAGATGACTGTGGAACAGATCCAGGACCTGGTAGAGCTGGAGTTGATGAAGTCAAGTCGAAAGGATGTGGCTCAGAAGTATATCGCCTATCGTAATCAGCGCTCTATCGCCCGTAAGGCTAAGACGCGTGACGTGTTCTTGGATATTGTGAATATCAAGAACAACGATGTGACGCGTGAGAATGCTAATATGAATGCTGATACGCCCGCCGGCATGATGATGAAGTTTGCTTCGGAAACGACCAAGCCCTTCGTTGATGACTATCTGCTGTCGGAAGAGAGTCGCGCGGCCGTGGCTCATAACTATCTGCACATCCACGACAAGGACTATTATCCCACGAAGTCGTTTACCTGTGTGCAGCATCCGCTGGATCATATTCTAAACTGCGGTTTTATTGCCGGACACGGAGCCTCACGTCCTGCCAAGCGTATTGAGACAGCCTCTGTGTTGGCATGTATCTCGCTGGAGTGCGCTCAGAACGAAATGCATGGTGGACAAGCTATTCCTGCCTTTGATTTCTATCTGGCACCCTTTGTACGTCTGTCGTATATTGAGGAACTGAAATACTTGGAGGACCTTTATGGTGAGGACTTCAGCGCTCTGTATAATGAGCCTTTGATGGATTATCTGAAGCAACCGCTCGATGGACTTCAGGGTACAGACCGTGTGCGTCAGCATGCCATCAACAAAACTGTTGGTCGTGTGCATCAGGCCATGGAGGCATTTATCCATAACATGAATACCATTCACTCACGTGGTGGCAACCAGGTGGTTTTTTCTTCTATCAACTATGGTACGGACACGTCAGCCGAAGGTCGCTGCGTGATGCGTGAGCTGTTGCTCTCTACCTACGAGGGCGTGGGTGGTGGCGAGACGGCTATCTTTCCTATTCAGATATGGAAGAAGAAGCGTGGCGTGAACTACCTGCCTGAGGATCGCAACTTCGACCTGTATCAGTTGGCTTGTAAGGTGACGGCCCGTCGTTTCTTCCCAAATTTCTTGAATCTCGACGCAACGTTTAACCAGAGTGAGGAATGGCGTGCCGATGATCCTAAGCGCTATATCCATGAGGTGGCAACGATGGGTTGCCGTACGCGTGTGTTTGAGAACCGTTTTGGCCCCAAGACCAGTATCGGTCGTGGAAACCTGTCGTTCTCTACCATCAACCTGGTTCGTCTGGCTTTGGAATGCCGTAGGGAAGAGGAACAGGAGCAGCGTCTGGGACAATTCTTTGCTAAGTTGGACGAAATGCTGGAAATCACAGCCCAGCAACTGGACGACCGCTTCCAGTTCCAGAAAACTGCCTACACACGTCAGTTCCCCCTATTGATGAAGAGTTTGTGGATTGGCGGAGATAAGTTGGGTGCTTCGGACACCGTAGAGAGTGTGATCAACCAGGGTACACTGGGTATTGGCTTCATTGGCTTGGCAGAGTGTTTGGTGGCGCTCATTGGCAAGCATCACGGTGAGAGTGAAGAGGCACAGGAACTGGGCTTGAAGATTATCACTTATATGCGCGACCGTGTGAATGAGTTCTGCGACCGTTATCACCATAACTACTCAGTATTGGCAACACCTGCCGAGGGCTTGGCTGGCAGATTCACCAAGCGCGACCGTAAGGACTTTGGCGTTATTCCTGGCGTGACCGACCGTGATTACTATACAAACTCGAACCATGTGCCTGTGTACTATAAGTGTTCGGCTCGCCATAAGGCTGAGGTTGAGGCTCCTTATCATGACCTGACTCGTGGTGGTCATATCTTCTATGTGGAGATTGATGGCGATGCTACGCATAACCCACAGGTGATTATGAGTGTGGTTGACATGATGGACCGTCTGAACATGGGCTATGGCTCAGTGAACCATAACCGTAATCGCTGCATGGACTGCGGTTATGAGAATGCTCAGAACGACCTGAAGGCTTGTCCGAAGTGTGGTTCTACGAATATTGACCGTCTGCAGCGTATCACAGGCTATCTGGTGGGCACCACCGACCGTTGGAACAGTGGTAAGTTGGCGGAGCTTAACGACCGTGTGACGCATATTGACGACGGTGAGAAGAGTTTGTTCTAG
- a CDS encoding LTA synthase family protein has protein sequence MKSRVLFLLRFYLLTVAVFMVAKWGFMLCNHAEASFSFGDMMEVWWHGLSLDLSTALYFFALPFLMMMAGMWLTLPKWLVKSYYAFLSIAFALAFVSDTSMYAFWHFKLDAAWLQYLETPTEAMASVTTGYLVMRALVVIILTILLFLSYNRVVGMPAFKRGTWKELMFYVVLLPLIVIGIRGGLGESTTNTGQAYYSQNQFLNHSAVNPIFSFFYSMTHQLDDQSQYQFFETEECEQMTQGVYTTESVHGDTLLTTDRPNVLVILMEGAGEQFVDAMPHLQELKKQGVYFSRCYANSWRTDRGTVCALSGYPSFPNTSVMKIPEKSSTLPSVALSLQQQGYKTNYLYGGDINFTNMRSYLIATGWEHLMSMSDYPLGEQRTSQWGVRDDITFATVYQWISQADHNTHHLWGYSTLSSHEPWDVPVKKLDDEVENSFCYLDDCLFDFVSKLKATPQWNNLLIVITSDHGIVHGKIDHMTPLQMNHIPMLWLGGAVREPRVIDVLCNQSDLPATLLGQLHLNHDAYTFSRDVLSKTYTKPTVVHNFNNVQWICDSTGHVLYDFDLKRITINESPDAERLERLDKAMIQLTTEDLQKR, from the coding sequence ATGAAATCGAGAGTGCTTTTCCTTCTGAGGTTCTACTTGCTGACAGTGGCAGTGTTTATGGTTGCCAAGTGGGGATTCATGCTGTGTAACCACGCTGAGGCTTCGTTCTCGTTTGGCGATATGATGGAGGTGTGGTGGCACGGTTTAAGTCTTGACTTGTCAACAGCTCTTTACTTCTTTGCACTGCCGTTCCTGATGATGATGGCGGGCATGTGGCTGACACTGCCTAAATGGCTTGTGAAGTCTTATTATGCTTTCCTGTCTATAGCCTTTGCCCTGGCTTTTGTCAGCGATACGAGTATGTATGCTTTTTGGCATTTCAAGTTAGACGCCGCGTGGCTGCAGTACTTAGAGACGCCTACAGAAGCTATGGCCAGCGTGACGACGGGCTATCTGGTGATGCGTGCCTTGGTGGTTATCATTCTGACCATCCTGCTGTTTCTTTCTTACAACCGAGTGGTGGGCATGCCTGCCTTTAAGCGTGGCACGTGGAAAGAACTGATGTTCTATGTTGTTTTGTTACCTTTGATTGTTATTGGTATCCGTGGCGGATTGGGCGAGTCGACGACCAATACCGGTCAGGCTTATTATTCGCAAAACCAGTTTTTGAATCACTCGGCAGTAAATCCCATCTTCAGTTTCTTCTATTCCATGACGCATCAGTTGGACGACCAGTCGCAATACCAGTTCTTTGAAACAGAGGAATGTGAGCAGATGACGCAAGGCGTTTATACCACCGAGAGTGTTCATGGCGACACCCTGCTCACGACCGACCGCCCCAATGTCTTGGTAATCCTGATGGAGGGCGCTGGTGAGCAGTTCGTTGATGCCATGCCCCATCTGCAGGAACTGAAGAAACAGGGTGTCTATTTCAGTCGATGCTACGCCAACTCATGGCGTACAGACCGTGGTACTGTATGTGCGCTCAGTGGCTATCCATCGTTCCCTAACACCTCGGTGATGAAGATACCTGAGAAGAGTAGTACCCTGCCAAGTGTTGCTTTGAGTCTTCAGCAGCAAGGCTATAAAACAAACTATCTTTATGGTGGCGATATCAACTTCACCAATATGCGATCATATCTGATTGCCACGGGATGGGAGCACCTGATGAGTATGAGTGACTATCCGTTGGGCGAGCAGCGCACCAGTCAGTGGGGTGTGCGTGATGATATCACTTTTGCTACTGTTTATCAGTGGATCAGTCAGGCAGATCATAATACGCATCATCTGTGGGGCTACAGCACTCTCTCCAGTCACGAGCCTTGGGATGTGCCCGTGAAGAAGTTGGACGATGAGGTAGAGAACTCCTTCTGCTATCTGGATGACTGCTTGTTTGATTTCGTTAGCAAGCTCAAGGCCACACCCCAATGGAACAACCTGCTGATTGTTATCACATCCGACCATGGTATTGTGCATGGGAAGATAGACCATATGACGCCATTGCAGATGAACCATATCCCCATGCTGTGGCTAGGTGGTGCTGTTCGTGAGCCACGCGTCATTGATGTGCTGTGTAACCAGAGTGACCTGCCTGCCACCCTGTTGGGACAGTTGCACCTGAATCATGATGCTTATACTTTCAGCAGAGACGTACTGTCAAAGACTTATACGAAGCCAACCGTGGTTCATAATTTCAATAACGTTCAGTGGATATGCGATTCTACTGGTCATGTGCTCTACGACTTCGACCTGAAGCGCATCACCATCAACGAAAGTCCCGATGCCGAGCGACTGGAGCGTTTGGACAAGGCCATGATTCAGTTGACCACGGAAGACCTGCAGAAAAGATAA